Part of the Penicillium digitatum chromosome 4, complete sequence genome is shown below.
tcagtgaattCGATGTCACCCTTGTCTTGCAATCTCAAGACCCATGTCTCATGAAAGTGAGGTGACATGACTGAGATTgcatcaagaaattggttCTTAGCATCGTCTGCTTCTGGCATTTTTGCTCGCTTGCACCACTTTTGCATTGTCTCCCAACTGGTAAGCCACTTGTCGATATCGGTGTTTCGATCTAGTCCTCGGTCTAGTTGGCGCCATTTCTGACGAAGCCCAGCGACATACGTAGGATCGTTTTCTAGAGCGAATCTTTGAGACAGGTTGTGAAGCAATTCCCATAGAGTTTCATACTCGACAATCATAGGTTGGTATGTGGGATGAACTGTGCTTCGAATCGCTGCGATAACCAATCCTAAaccctttttcttttgggtatAGATCGCATTTTTTGCGACCCATTCGTCTTGAAAAAGTCTCTTCACATCAATCCAGTCATCTTCGTACTTCACCAAAGCAGATCTCACGCAGGAAAATAGGCCAAGCATATGGTGTGTTCGGAAGGGTAGACTTCGACTTGGTACAAAACCAACCAGCACACAATGGTCATATTTGGTTAACGCActtctatcttgatggtattagatgccactttgtgttcacacacaccaagaagaacgagTGTCAAATGGCTGTCAGAAAGTTCATAGCACTAGTGAAAAACTGGTTTaagattgaaatcagggtctttcactatgacaatgaaagaagtgctggcaACGAGGTAGAATCCATGATAGAGGCCCAGGGGTGTACCATTGAACACTCACCACCAGGCCTACCAGAGATAGATAGTCCCGCCGaaagatctgggggagtggttgtacgaactgcaagagccctcatcaatgacaCCGATCTTCCTCGACACCTTTGGCCTGAAGCAGTGTACGCAGCAGCGTATATGCTGAACAGAGTAAccacaaaaatgaacaacaagtggatgattccatggaatgAATTGCTAAAGCATGCCGCACCAGATGGTGTAAAGGATCAAGTGATTAACCTCTCGAATGTGAGGTTATATGGCTGCTTGGTGTACTCGAGAATCCTGAAGCGAGTGCAGTCAGAAAAGATGGCATCAAGAGCGGAGATAGGATATCTTGTCGGGTATGTCTCGAAAAACCTATACAAGATCTAGTTCCCACCCAAAGGAAAAGCCAGTATTGGAAATGTTGAAATTATCAGAGATGCCGTGTTTGACGAAACAAGACGGTATTCAAAATCGAGGCCACTACCTGACTCAGAAGACGCTATTAGTACCATATCAGAGGGACTAGGCGTGCAGCCAACCGTGCTtaccatggaagaagcacaagttgaaatgagcatccaatcgaggatgccaaagtcaatagcaaggatagctcttcatgatgaaaccgagcataccaatcaaggagaagacacagaggtggtggagagagaaagaacccCGGTGCTAGCAAGTTCAAAAGCAGCATCCGATCTCCCATTGACCCCGCAGTCCACTATTAGACCAAGGGAGCAAACAAGAAATGAGGATACACCAAGAGATgcctcaccacatctctcaccactacaaccatcaccgccatcatcaccaatagcttcaacctctccaattTTGTCAAACCAAATCCCAGCATCAGTGCCAGATCCGATCTCTGTTCCACAATCAACCGGATCTGGGGGGGTGGAGAcagtcgatgaagaagaggagatcgagagacaactccagagagagatgatatactcaccaacaccagagtTGTCATCTCAACGTCGAGCACCGAGAGACATCTCAGCAAGCATTGAAACATCGAATATCGTCACTGGCACAAGAagcaggaagccgaggatcgATCCAGACTATGCAACATACCTCTCACTTGCTCAAGAAGAGCCACCAAGCCTACTTTATGCATTCACAACAAGCATGAATCAGAGGTTTAAAACGAAACCACACAGagaggatcttccaccaccacctgagAACTGGATCCAAATGAAGAACCATCAATTTGCCAAGGAATTCATGGCAGCAGCAATGCATACGAAGCttcgacatgtggacattaacCGATGCTGGATGAAACAAGAAAAGCAGCAAGTGTTTCGGGAGCTGCTTGGTATGCGTGAAATTCGCGACAAGATCATCCGAGAaagtgatggaagaagcagttcttgaagctctgaatagcttcaaaaactggggggtgtgtcgaaatgtgtggtgccaccctgagacagaaAAATTAAATGTaatgtttagtcagcattgtccaGATTGTTTAAAAAGGCGCGAATCTTGTCACTCATTGGaggaaattcagagtattttttcataccatttcagtgttctacaatctctttcaggTTCAACAATGTGTGTATTACTAAtggaaatggtatgaaaaatactctgaattctCTAACTAAAGAATGACAAGATCCGCGCCTTTTTAAACAATCTGGACAAGGCTGACTAAAcgatgtacaacatacaacatacatccaGTCGGACTTCAGCTATAATTTAGCGGATTGGTTGTATTGTACCGTGTGCGTTTGTAAGAAAATGCCAAGATGGACTTTATGGTTGTTCACGATCAATGACATCATTTACTCTACCACGCCAGCTGGAATTCATCCCTATGGCCAAATTCGAGCAAGCCTGGCTAAAGTTACGAACGGTATCCCAAATCTCAGACTGGGTGGATTTACTTCGTATGGTCAATGGACAGATTGAAGTGGGAGCTCTCAATGCAAAGACCGAGATTCCGCTGAGATGGACAACCAGCAACCCCTGGCCAGGCCCAATTCAAGATTGGCAATAGAATTGTGGGGGAAAGAGCATGATCTGTGCGTGCACATAAGCAATCTAGATTGTTCAGATAACTGATAGGCGGTTGATCTCTTGTATCATCGTCATAGCCCCATTTCCCAGGTCAATGACGTAGCTCTGGGGAAAGCTCCCATCATCCTGTCTATCTTGAATTAATATCTCTTCTCCATTCTGGATATCTGTTCAGTTAACATCTATCACCTTGAGAGGGTGATGATGAGAGGGTGCACTCATCTTTAACAACGTTGTACAGTCAAATCGAGTTTAACCCTGCAGCGACGAGAAGAGAAAGCGGAAACCCAATCTATCCCATTTCTTCCACCGACTTGCAAGATGGCTACAGGTCAGCAGCCCAAGAGTCCACAGAGCCGTCGAGTTGGGGAGCACTGGAGCGGTGCTAATCCTATTCCCACCATTGGTCACTTTCTGGAACATATCGATGTCGAGAAGAAGGAACGCGATCGCAGgatagaagaagaaaatagAGCCAAGAAAGAAAGGGCTGCCCGTGCAAAGGCGCAAGAGACCTCTCACGGGCCGCCAGAGAAAGCAGATCAAAAGGATCAAAAAGATGGAGATGTTGTTGCCCATAAACCACGCGAAGTCTCCCAGGCCAAGATGCGCACTGTGACAGACCCGACCACGGGCAAGGACATCGGTGTTGAAGACCAAGACGAGACTTCTATGGAAGCGGTAAAGAATCCAATGGTATGTTGAACTATCTCCAACACATTATGAATGGAGTCTTATCCATTCACAGTTGACGGTTCCGAATGCAAATCTTGGGAAACCCACGGTGAGTTGTCTATATCGAATATCGTTCATCGTGGTATATCAATCACTGACATGTGTCTCAGGACATCCAAACGAGCCCCGACCAAGACCTTGCAGAGTacaaagaaaaacaagacatTACCGCACCCCCTGATCCTATTGCTGAAGGCACAACCTCCGATGTTCCCATTCGAGGAGAGAAGACGAATGTTCTTTTCCACCCCACACCAACTGTCTCGTATCAACCTATGTTTGATTCTTTGCATAAGCGCGCCATGGGCCTTTGCATTGGAATACCTGTTGCTATTATCATGCTAGGGCAGATGTGCGGAGGATCTCTTTGGGGCCTTATTCCCTTAGCCGCGTGCATTACGAGTGGAGTATGGTTATGGATGCAGGAGGTCATTCGCAGCGGTCGAGCCATGGAGTGGAGTAGTGAGAAACTTCGTGGTCAGATGGTAAGTTTGATGTTGTTTGATATAGTTGATATATCGAAATGCTGATAATTCAAAAAGGCGACTGCCAATCTCCTTCCTGAATCCGTCGAATGGATGAACAGTTTGCTCGGTGTCGTGTGGGGACTCGTTAACCCAGAGATGTTGACACCTGTGGCCGACACCATCGAAGATATCATGCAAGTCTCTGCACCCAAAGTTGTAGAGAATGTTCGCATCGCAGAAATCGACCAGGGTAGTAACCCACTCCGAATTCTTAGCATGCGAGCTCTTCCCGACAATCATGTGCAGAATTTGAAGGACAACATCCATGAGGAAAACAGAAAGAACAAGGACCCACAggaagctgctgctgccgaAGAAGGAGGGAGTTACTATAACATGGAAGCCTCCTTTGCCTATCACGCAAGCCCAACTGGTCAAAGTGCCTCGTCAAAAGCACGCAACATGCACATGCAACTGGTCTTCTATCTGGGCATTCGAGGCTTGTTTGGTGTGCCATTTCCCGTGTTCGTGGAGCTGATTGAACTTGTCGGAACTGTCCGTATGCGCTTCCAAATGATGCCAGAAGCACCGTTTCTGAAGGATGTGACTTTCACTTTAGTCGGCATTCCTCACGTCAGGGCTGGCTGCATGCCAATGTTTCGAACGGGAGTGAATGTTCTCAACTTACCCTTGATCTCCAACTTTGTCAACTCCGCCATTAGTACCGCTTGTGGCATGTTTGCAGCTCCTAAGTCAATGACCATGGATCTCGGCATGATGTTGACAGGAGATGATATTCACAAAGATACGTTGGCTCTGGGTGTGATGTGGATTCGCATTCACCGCGCCGTCGGCTTGAGCAAACAAGATGCCCGCGGCAGCGAGGGTGGCGGCAGTGATCCTTACATCAACCTGTCTTTCTCGAAATATGGCAAGCCCATGTATTGTACACGTGTGATTACGGATGATCTCAACCCAATCTGGGAAGAGACTGCTGCCCTCCTTGTGACACCAGAATTGATCAAGGCCGATGAAAACTTGAGCATCGAGCTCTGGGACTCTGACCGCAACACCGCGGATGATATTGTCGGCAAGGTCGAGCTACCTATCCGGGAGATGCTTCAGCATCCAAGCAAGATGTATCCCCAGGTGTCAAAACTTCAGGGGATGGATGAGGGCAGTGAGATGCCCGGTCAGCTGCATTGGGAAGTTGGATACTTCGGGAAACCCAAACTCCGCCCTGAGTTACGTACTGatggcaagaagaaagatCTTCCTGAAAATCTAAGAGGAAATCCTACTTTCGAAGACGAAAAGGGAGCTATCAAcaatgaagaagaggatgcCGTTATGCACACACCACCTGATCCAATCTGGCCTAGTGGGATTGTGCACATTGTTGTGCATCAGATCGTCAACCTTCAACTTGCCAATATCAAGGGCAGTGATGGCAACCGCAAGGGTAAGGAGTTTGAGCCGGCTAAGCCATATGGCGAGAACACAGAAGAGGAGGGAGTAGATCTCCCAACGAGTTACTGTAAGGTTTTGTTGAACGATCAACTGGTACGTACCTGTAGCTACATTCCATGTAACTCCCAATTCCAGACACTAAGAACGTCCTTCAGATCTATCGCACTCGTGCAAAGGCTGTGAGCTCCAAACCTATCTTCAATGCTGGCACTGAACGATTTGTTCGCGACTGGCGCTCAGCCGTTGTTACCA
Proteins encoded:
- a CDS encoding C2 membrane targeting protein: MATGQQPKSPQSRRVGEHWSGANPIPTIGHFLEHIDVEKKERDRRIEEENRAKKERAARAKAQETSHGPPEKADQKDQKDGDVVAHKPREVSQAKMRTVTDPTTGKDIGVEDQDETSMEAVKNPMLTVPNANLGKPTDIQTSPDQDLAEYKEKQDITAPPDPIAEGTTSDVPIRGEKTNVLFHPTPTVSYQPMFDSLHKRAMGLCIGIPVAIIMLGQMCGGSLWGLIPLAACITSGVWLWMQEVIRSGRAMEWSSEKLRGQMATANLLPESVEWMNSLLGVVWGLVNPEMLTPVADTIEDIMQVSAPKVVENVRIAEIDQGSNPLRILSMRALPDNHVQNLKDNIHEENRKNKDPQEAAAAEEGGSYYNMEASFAYHASPTGQSASSKARNMHMQLVFYLGIRGLFGVPFPVFVELIELVGTVRMRFQMMPEAPFLKDVTFTLVGIPHVRAGCMPMFRTGVNVLNLPLISNFVNSAISTACGMFAAPKSMTMDLGMMLTGDDIHKDTLALGVMWIRIHRAVGLSKQDARGSEGGGSDPYINLSFSKYGKPMYCTRVITDDLNPIWEETAALLVTPELIKADENLSIELWDSDRNTADDIVGKVELPIREMLQHPSKMYPQVSKLQGMDEGSEMPGQLHWEVGYFGKPKLRPELRTDGKKKDLPENLRGNPTFEDEKGAINNEEEDAVMHTPPDPIWPSGIVHIVVHQIVNLQLANIKGSDGNRKGKEFEPAKPYGENTEEEGVDLPTSYCKVLLNDQLIYRTRAKAVSSKPIFNAGTERFVRDWRSAVVTITVRDQRYREHDPILGVVPLKLSDIMQTSSQVTRWYPLDGGIGFGRIRISLLFRHVETKLPPPLLGWDVGTFEFVSQKITAKNFGRNTKIKLRTGGSVGKVTRHKCHMEGNDAVFDTSDETFRDSLRMPVKHRYRSPIVFEFHNQGKRSAVAYAVLWLQHLVDNEERDIDLPIWTTKMGARLTQNYVTEENWKAKQTPGLEDLTEVGRLQFRCKFSPGIDESHERFVVDNDSRETFETWEACLSQGVRSRTVDVEVPAEVQKKHEQSLIGGRDILKQASPSERQRWIDHSGQDWSGAFGQDPRAYTDSIGRKVAEPGRDQPRHDPYTPPPLQDHASQRHHIQNGEYHDEDTSESDDALEHLSKGPSTISGSGGAGTSLSQSGMSTSQMNRANKHSEQRQQRGLMQWRPARNAAFAKHEAKFALQKMKKKIGAGGLTGREPDVETET